TCTGAGCATCTAGACTGAGGAATCTGAGAGAGCAGAACATGAAAACAGAACCAGAAGTTGATCATTCAAGTATAGAGCATCCAGTCTTTCAAAGTGTTACAATTTTGTCAGTCAAGAATGTAAGTTTTCTACTATTTTAAAAAAGCAGCCTAATTTGTCTTAATTGTGTGCAATCAAGcacgttagctaatgttaggtCATTGTGTAGTTCAGGTAGAGAGAGTTGTACGTAAAGAGAGTTGTACGTGTTACTTTTCCAAATGTGgatattttggcatttttcttGATCTGACATGTTTGGCTATGTTGAGGTCATCAAGATTATTACTCTGCACTATTACCATGGTGTAATGCCTTGTTCACAATAGACTATGCCGTATGCCACAGTATGCCAGTGATGTGATTGTATGCTGTGGACATTTAATACTGTGGGATGGTTACAAAAAAGCAATGACGTCACACAAGGATATCTTTATGCACTCTTTGTTGCCTTACCGAGTTGTTGGCTGTTGAAAGCCAGTTCAATTCGCTCACATCTACATGAAGCTCGATTCGTCCATCCAAGACATGGTATCTCCCCATTTTTTTAAAGCGTCTGTGCTGTCCGTCCTTTTCCCACATTATCAGATCATAACCATTGACAAAATCACCagatttgtcaaaaaaaaatgtctggttGTCCAGCTCAAAATAAACTTTCTTCAGTTCTTCAAGAAGCTGTAAGACAAAGGACAAAATTTGACTTAAAAACGGCCTAATTTACTGAATTTACTGAACTATTATTCATGAATAATCTGAAGAAAGAAACACATTATATCTATTGTCTGGGTCCTcctttggttgcttgtaatgttggaaATCTATGAATTTAAGGTTATTCTACTTTTGCATTCATCATAATCCGTTCTGGATAACAGTGTCTGATGCCTACAATGCAAATGAACATGGAAACTATGCTTTCAAAAAGTTGAACCTATTTATTTCTGCTCATATGCTTAGATTATGTAAATTCTTACCCTCCATGGCGGGAAGTTAATTTCTCCAGAACAAGAGGACCTATTACACTGAAGTAGTTTTTTGAGAGCATTAGCTATGGCCCACACCGCCACTCTGTTGCTGTAGGCTTCACTTGGGTCCAGAGCCGTCACAAGGTAGTCGTCGTTGGCCTTTTGGGGATCCGTGTAATTGCATGCATTGACGGATTTCATTTTCAGCAGATCAGGTGGTGGACAATAGGATGGAGGGTCCTTCAAAAAACACTCTGGGGTGCAGTTGAATCTCAGGTTTTTGTACTCTTCAATGAAGCGGTTGTGTCCTCCAGGGGTTGGTCTCAGATTCTTCAAGTAAGCATCAAATGATTCACTCTTGCGTCCAGCGAAAGTGAAGCCGAAGATGTCCCCCACCTTGTTGATGCCAGGCAGATGGGCCAAAGGCCGGTTCATGGCCCAGGCGTCACTGGCGATCCAGGTTCTAGATGTGTTGGTCAGCATCATCTCCTTGAAAAGGTCCTCCACCAGCTCCGGCTTGAGGATGAGCAGCACCACCTGGGCGTTGGAGGAGCGGATCTGCTGGGCGACCTGCTTGATGCGTTGCATGCTGTACTCATGATCCAAGTAGTGGGGCACCACCTCCTGGTAGGCCAAGCACACACTGATTTCCTCAGCGTCCAGGAGGAAGCTCTGAAAAGCTGCTTTTCCATAGTCATCATCCCCATACACAACCCCCACCCAGTTAAAGTCAAAGTGCACCATAAGTTTGGCCAATGCTTTGGTCTGATGCACATCACTGGGGATAGTGCGCAGGAAATTTGGGTACCGCAACTTATCACTCAGTATGGGTGAAGATGATGTGCAGCTCAcctgataataaaataaaataacacaaggaataagaataaaatacattattatacaaacaaatgaaatgttaaGAAATTAAATGTAAACATATAAGATATGAAGCATCAGATTTTTAATTTCGGTGGGATTGGCTGGTTAATTAAATGTAACAAATGGAGTTTAATCATACAGGCTCACAAAAACAATCATGTAATGTCCACACTGAACTCAAGTAACCAGAACCAGAAACATCCTCAGAAAACTATAAAGCACCATGGCTACTTGAAGAAACACATTTGAGTCTCTTTCAGTGCATTATTGAGATCGAAAATCCCTTTATCATTTTACACTAAAATGTATTTCTTGATCAGAAAGTATCAATCAATTTGTGACTTACTTGAGGGACCATATACACACTTAGCAGCTTGGCCACAGCGATGGACACCTCAGAGTAGCGTGCTCCCAACACAACCTTGACTGGTGGCCTGAAGTCAGTGTAGTTGCACTGCACATTTAGAGAGCCATTGACTGCAAGCATGTGAACCACATTCTGCAATGCTTTGGTCGCATCAGAGCATGTATCACACATCTGATATGCAAGACGCACTCCTGGGAGGACACCAGCTGCATTTATTTCCTCGATTGTGTGAATGGCAGCCAAGGATCTCATAAATGGCACCAAATCAAAACTGGAAATAGACAATCATATCAGTAACTAAATGTCTTCCAGGGAGGACCAATCAATATAACACTGCTGCTGTGGAAACAACAAATAGCTGCAACTTTGGTACATTGTCATTTATGTGTTGATTTTCCCGACCCTTGGGTATTTGATACCTGCTAAAACCCAATTGTATAATttcaataaaccaataaaaaatattcaatcCTTCAATCCTGAAAAGTGTACTTTTTACATACATGTTTTTGCATGACAGCAATGATAATCAATATAATTAAATTCTCTATGCATAATTATGCAAAGTTACAATACAATAACAACCTGACACGTGCATAAATAATCTCTCATGCAGTAAATTTATTACTTCTTTATGCTTACTCTGTACATTTGAAGCTTTCAGGTGTTGTCCTTTGATGAAGATCCTCCACTTTACGATGGCTTGGCAACATCAAACCTATGGAAGTTTTTATTCGACTTTAATAACTGTAACCCACAGAAGAcaatctgcatgtgtgtaccaTGTTCCACAAATATTTCACCATCCACAAACATGCATAACTTATTatcaataaatgtattttaatttcaAATAGAAATAGTATAGCTTTTACAAATGTGTAGAAATGATCTCTACGCATTTGTGGATCAAAAACGTGCATGTGAAATGGTCTTTACGCATTTGTGGATCGCTTCAAGTTTGTTTGTGGGCCACGTGACATTTGTGACTTCCCTCTATTTATTTGCAGATTTTTGTCATGTGGTCCACAAACAAACTTGAAGCGATCCACAAATGCGTAAAGACCATTTCACATGCACATTTTTGATCCACAAATGCATAGAGATcattttacatgcatttttttgCTCTGAAAATGTGCCAATTTCTACACATTTGTAAAACCTAtactatttttatttgaaattaaaatacatttattgatAATAAGTTCTGCATGTTTGCAAatcattcaatatttttgtGGATAAGATTTTACTGAACacaagtgaaaaatacatgtttgtGGATGGTTATTTAAGTCCAATAAAAACTTCCATACAAACCTATTACAACGTCCCCGGTGGTCTGGGCGCCACAGATGGACTGAGTGAAGTCGCAGCTTCTCACAAGACCCAGGATGCTGCTCATCATCAAGGCGAggtggaaaggagagatctgcaTTTTGAACGCTGCAAGTGAAAGTGCAGTTTTGAAAGCGTGAAGGCCACTTATAAAGTCTAAAAGGGAGTGTGTTTGGGAGGTGTCCAACACCGTGTTGGGCACCTCCCAGACACACTCCCTTTTATGTGAAAAACCTGTTTTACAGCAGAACTGAAAGAAATGATCAAGCATCTTCAGCCTGTCAGAGCACGTCATCCTCTGGGCATCCCCAGCAGCGACCTGTCTCCGACCTCACTTCCCATTCTAGTCTGACTATTCTGACAGGTATTGCAGAAGTGGTAATAACAAGATAACAAGATAACAAGATAACATAAATAATAAGGGATGGAACTAAGTGTTTCAGATTGCGGTCGAAGAGGGTTGTTATTGCAgcgtagtttttttttttttgtcaaggaTGTGTCATTGTTGGCTTTGAATCATGagaatgatgacaatgatgttTTTTAGTGGCTCCGGGGACCCTGAGGGGCCCTTGAGGGTGTCACCCTCAAGGGCCACCCTTCCCAGGTAACATTTTatctacatatacagtatttgtggGTTATATGGTCCTGTATAGCTCCATTGGTAATACATGGTACTGTCACGTGGTATTGTTATGTGTCTGATTGCATCTAGCCATGGTCTTTGGTTTCAATGTGGAACTGGAAggacaaacactgaaacttccCTCCAATTTAATCAGTATCTGGTAAAAATTGTATGCTATAACTAGGCATCGAGAGGAGATTTCCTCTTCAAGCATTGCATTAACTCGATAATAACACAATTTAATTAGAAAAGGGCTAGAAATGTACTTAACAATATTAAATAATATCAAGCTAAGGCACAAAATTCCTAGTGCATTCCTAGTGCATGATGTAAACTCGGAATTTCAGCAGGAAGATCCCTAGTGTGAGAGCAAATGGTTTGTTGactgtttttttaaacacattaaGACACATGCAAGGGATAACAGGTTTGCTAACAAAGTACTTGAACTAGCAATAGATGTCATTTAACTCTTTCATTACTGTCATGATTTTATACAAAGCAGTATATAATACCTCAATCTGATCAATATCAGCAGTGACATATCTAAAAGAAGCATAAGTAATCTTATGTAATGTTatcaaataacaacaaaataatcACCTTCATGTCAATTGCACAGTAtaagccaaaacacacacattttgtttctCATTCCTGTCTTGATATGTAAGAATGAAAGGCAATTTTTAAAAGATTTCACAATTctaattgtttttaatttatgttaCATGGTTAAATTATTTGTTTGGGGGTTCCCTTTAGAAATACTGAATGTCAGCATTAGAAATACTGAATGACAGCTTATTAGGAAATGTCATGGACTGGAGGGCCAGTGAGACTCATTTGAATAAAGTgataaacatttgaaaaaacaaaaaaggttaaaaattatatatacataaaatagtaaaactgctgctggttgtagtgttgactatGCTACTGAAtttttttacatgcacattTGTGCTATACTCAACTCTACACTCGTGGACACTCACAGTATCTATATGACCTCTGTCAAAATGGCAATCTAGGTTTACACttaaaatactttatttattgaGTGTCAAAGCCATATCATAAACTTTTTTGACTTTACAGATTTCCTAAAAGTAAAGCTACACAGCGCAGCTTTAAATTTCAGGAGGATCATGAGCCTACAAAACATTTACCAAGCTGTGAAGATAA
This genomic stretch from Centroberyx gerrardi isolate f3 chromosome 18, fCenGer3.hap1.cur.20231027, whole genome shotgun sequence harbors:
- the LOC139923869 gene encoding G-protein coupled receptor family C group 6 member A-like isoform X2 — encoded protein: MQISPFHLALMMSSILGLVRSCDFTQSICGAQTTGDVVIGLMLPSHRKVEDLHQRTTPESFKCTDFDLVPFMRSLAAIHTIEEINAAGVLPGVRLAYQMCDTCSDATKALQNVVHMLAVNGSLNVQCNYTDFRPPVKVVLGARYSEVSIAVAKLLSVYMVPQVSCTSSSPILSDKLRYPNFLRTIPSDVHQTKALAKLMVHFDFNWVGVVYGDDDYGKAAFQSFLLDAEEISVCLAYQEVVPHYLDHEYSMQRIKQVAQQIRSSNAQVVLLILKPELVEDLFKEMMLTNTSRTWIASDAWAMNRPLAHLPGINKVGDIFGFTFAGRKSESFDAYLKNLRPTPGGHNRFIEEYKNLRFNCTPECFLKDPPSYCPPPDLLKMKSVNACNYTDPQKANDDYLVTALDPSEAYSNRVAVWAIANALKKLLQCNRSSCSGEINFPPWRLLEELKKVYFELDNQTFFFDKSGDFVNGYDLIMWEKDGQHRRFKKMGRYHVLDGRIELHVDVSELNWLSTANNSIPQSRCSESCAPGSVKKIANVSCCYTCTHCVEGTFSDAWDLNDCRKCPNGTWSLKGWTHCKPRQESYLRWSDPHPISLVASAAFGILLLLVILIIFLVYRDSLPMRRAEVRLSCVMMVGLAVSFASVICFMGKPNVHLCRARQVMYAMGFTLCVSCILVKAYRTFLAFLPFGQLRHRQLNKLYKPPVIVIVLTVLQGITCILWLIFDSPDIDGTPPSPQSMERIIQCNEGTTFIGFGIMLSYIALLALVGFLLAFKGRKVPQEFSETGYIIFSMLMYLFVWVCFIPIYIIKTGEGSSVQASAILVSSYGIVFCHFLPKCYEALWGSNTDTLERILKRWRVLTSPTPDPEPELNSEISTISTIPQEIARLSRSKTIATSGCTGPR
- the LOC139923869 gene encoding G-protein coupled receptor family C group 6 member A-like isoform X1 — translated: MQISPFHLALMMSSILGLVRSCDFTQSICGAQTTGDVVIGLMLPSHRKVEDLHQRTTPESFKCTDFDLVPFMRSLAAIHTIEEINAAGVLPGVRLAYQMCDTCSDATKALQNVVHMLAVNGSLNVQCNYTDFRPPVKVVLGARYSEVSIAVAKLLSVYMVPQVSCTSSSPILSDKLRYPNFLRTIPSDVHQTKALAKLMVHFDFNWVGVVYGDDDYGKAAFQSFLLDAEEISVCLAYQEVVPHYLDHEYSMQRIKQVAQQIRSSNAQVVLLILKPELVEDLFKEMMLTNTSRTWIASDAWAMNRPLAHLPGINKVGDIFGFTFAGRKSESFDAYLKNLRPTPGGHNRFIEEYKNLRFNCTPECFLKDPPSYCPPPDLLKMKSVNACNYTDPQKANDDYLVTALDPSEAYSNRVAVWAIANALKKLLQCNRSSCSGEINFPPWRLLEELKKVYFELDNQTFFFDKSGDFVNGYDLIMWEKDGQHRRFKKMGRYHVLDGRIELHVDVSELNWLSTANNSIPQSRCSESCAPGSVKKIANVSCCYTCTHCVEGTFSDAWDLNDCRKCPNGTWSLKGWTHCKPRQESYLRWSDPHPISLVASAAFGILLLLVILIIFLVYRDSLPMRRAEVRLSCVMMVGLAVSFASVICFMGKPNVHLCRARQVMYAMGFTLCVSCILVKAYRTFLAFLPFGQLRHRQLNKLYKPPVIVIVLTVLQGITCILWLIFDSPDIDGTPPSPQSMERIIQCNEGTTFIGFGIMLSYIALLALVGFLLAFKGRKVPQEFSETGYIIFSMLMYLFVWVCFIPIYIIKTGEGSSVQASAILVSSYGIVFCHFLPKCYEALWGSNTDTLERILKRWRVLTSPTPDPEPELNSEISTISTIPQEIARLSRSKTIATSGKTGPC